The following nucleotide sequence is from Solanum dulcamara chromosome 7, daSolDulc1.2, whole genome shotgun sequence.
GACAAGGGGAAAACGGATACGATTTGGTGGGCGTCGACATGGCAGCAAACGAAGCAACACTGCTTGGCGATAAGGTAGATGATGAAGAGGATTACGCTATAGCTCGGCTCCAGAAGTGTCAGTCTCCAACTAGCAACGGGTTAAAACCCaatttatttagtattttttttttaacataagATTGATTATTACCGGCGCCAAAATACGTTAATTTCAAACAATTTTACACGTTCATGGACATCccataaaaaataagtatcGTTTCGActtgaattttgtgattttaaactaaaaaatatataaaatgtatcaaaatattaaatagtCTTATAGTTTTAAACATGAAATAGAGGGACTATAACGATATAAGATAAGGAGTTACGTAAATCAATTTGAGAAATATTGAACAAAGAGTAATATGTAGTCAAAAACAAGGAGGACCACAAACGAGACAAGTAAAATATATGATAGTGTAATTAAggcaatttataaaataaaaaactctCGGAAATTAACGTAATTTATAATGGCATAAAACCTCCAGAGACCAAAGTGGTTTTCCAACATTTTATAGTCAAGACTCATAGTAGAGCTAGGAATGGCAATGGAGCAGGGTGGGACGGGTGCGAGGCGGGTTGAGGTCAACCCGCAAAAAATTTAAATCGCCCCGCCCTGcataacaatttttttcattttcaaccaGTTCATTCCAACAGTCGAGATGGTTAGCTTGGGCGCTAATGGTATTTTCTATTTAGAAGGTTCTGTTCCACTTTCTAAATAGAAAGGAAGCATCTATCAGCTTCATCTTCTTTAGTGAATGAAAGAGGGACTCGTTTCATAGGTAGCAAGGATAGGAAGAAGGGGTTCATAACCTGCACCCGCTAGCCTTTGTAAAGTCGATATTTCTATCGAGTATCGGCAGGACAATTGGCACAGGCAATCTGTGGAAGAGACCACGGAAGAGTAAGATAGATTTAGGACTGGCAAGCGGGTCTAGAATAGATTCCCCAACGGGTCCTGACGATCCTCCTATTCAACTACTTCGACCATTTTTCAGCACCAAGTGAACTAATGATGTCTCCTTCATCTGAGACTTTTCTTTGTCTCGTCCACACCCAGGAAAGATTCTTAGGTAAGGAAAGAtctttcaaaaatagaatcGAGAGAAAGCGTGCTTGTTCGTTCTACAGGACTTCCTTCTTGTTCTCAGTGAAGGAATCGGAGCTGCGAACCTAATGTTCTTATTTACTTGTTGGACAGCTAAAAAAAGGCTTTCAGTAGCGCCCTTAGAATCTAAGCCTTTTGAAGCGCCAGTAGTTGTAGTTGTGGCCACACCAACCCTTTCGTTCTTATCTCTCAGGATACAACCCCGCTCTTGCCGCGAAAAAAGCGTCCTTTTATTTAAGCAAATAGGAAGTCGTGCAAGCAAGCGAAGTGGAATCTATCGATACAAAGCAAGAAAGAAAGCAGTCCTCGCCTCGGGTGAGCCCAGAAGTCAAGCAAGAATCACTTCAAAGCCTTAATTCAAGCTAGAAATCTCGCTAGAAAACTAGCCGCTCCTGCACCCATTGATTTTGCACTTTCTAACATCTCGAGTTTCGAACTCTTCTCACGCTTTTTTCATCATGATTTTCTCTTCGAGAACACTCGCCTCGTCGATTCTTCCCCTCGTTCTTTTTGATCTTGTAGAGGTGAGATCTACTCATTGATTTTATATTAGATGAGCGGCTGTACTATGATCGTTCGGGAGACATGGGCCCACGCGCTACACACAAGAATGAATTGTTATGCGGTCGGTAAACTCCCGCCACATATAGACCaccccacataatttttttatgtttttttcttttttaattgagtttaataagaaaaataaaattcataaatttttttcatttttcgttaattaacatctcaataattaattaattgtttttTAATGTCTAATTAACTCTAATTAACATTTTTCTAGTTTAaaaaattttttaaagaaaaattaaaattttctttatgaTCTTCATCAGTAAGATTAAGCAATGTCTAGTTGAAACCCCCAAAGTTCACTTCCATTCAAGATAAGGGAGAGAAAAGGGAAGTGTTTCTCTCAGAATAGAAACTAGAACAATGCAACAATAGCAACACTGTTGATCTTTTGGAGAGGTCGAAGTAGAAATGAAGTCAAGTGAAGAGTGTCTTCGATGGATGCAAAACGACGTACAGAAAGAATTGGTGACCTATTCATTGGTGTTTTTGACTCCCCTCTCAGTCAACAGAAAACAATTACTTTGTATCTAATATTTTAAATAGGGAATAAATTGTAAAACAAGAAGCTTTATAGTACCAAAGTGGGAGCTTCAGCTGGAACTTGACTGGACTAGTCCTCAAACAGATTTACCTAGCAGCTGCTGCAAATGTTGAGTAGCCCGTATAAGAAACTTCACAACTCCAAGAAAAATGATATCTTTGAGAAAATTGACTGAACATATTCGACTTTGAGCAACAAAACAGTTATCATGATAGCTTAATGTTTGCATCTTGATAAGCAAAACAGTGCGTTACATCAACAAAAATTACACAATTTTAATGCGCTGGACACTGAGTGGTATTTATACAATTCTTCCTGCTCCACTCAACACCTTATATAATGGACTATTTGTTTCTGAAAAATGTCATGCTTCACTATTCCAAAGATGGCAAGGTACAGATGAATTTGCAGTCAGACAACAATGTTTGGTTGATTATTGAGCCTGACACTGTCGATGAGATGGCTTCAGAAAATTCTTAGCAGTGCCTGTTCCATTTTTCTTACTTGTTGGAATGCTCTTGATTAGAACAACTGATGAAGATGCCCTCTTTAATTTTCTGTGAAACCCACAAAATATTATCAGACCTTTTAGTATGGGTCACATAGTTGAGAAAGCCCACAAGGAAGAAAGAAATTGCAACTTAAGAGATTCTTACAAGTACCCTTGTTTCTTCTTGGAAGGCTGGCCAACAGAATCAGATGTCCTTTTACAAGTTTCTTCCAATTTATCATCCAACTGAAGCTTCTGCACAAGACAGTACAAGTCAAGACAACTTAAAAAATGATTGAGCAATATTCTTCTGGTAAAACTAAAACGGCTACTGATAATCATTAGGTACCTGGTCCTACAACAATGCCTTATATCAATGCATCAACCCTTCTCTACTTAAATGCACAGAATAGTCCATCAAATTTATCATTCCTTCGTGCATGTGAATTCAAGATTATGGACTTCTACAGTAACAAATTTGAAAATACGTcttcatataattattttatacacACACGGGACAATCTGTTTGTGCTATATTTTTATGTGCAGGGGTGGATTTATCTTAAGCCTTCATCGGGGAAATTTTACTAAATATGTCTGTATAATTAAAAGGCAGAAACAGAAAGTAGACAAATTGAGTAAAAGGACACCGCTTGACACCTAGAGTACGTGTCACGCAGCTCATTTGGTCGGGCGCCTCAAATACAAGTAGACCACCTATCCATTCCCAACCAACGTAAGCCTCTAACTCAGGAGCATGGACCGGAAGCCCAAGAGATGGATCTAACTTGCATACCATATAAATTAGGTCCTGAGCCTAACTCACACCCCAAAAAATAGCACAAAGAAAGAATGATTGCCCAAGGCCTAattttacatggtatcagagcaggagTCATCTCACCCAATGTTGGGCTCCCACATCGGTGGTTTATTAGATGGGCGGTTTCCTTATCATGCTTGGGCAATCCTCCCCACTTTGTACTAGCTGTTGAGGTGTGAGTTAAGCCCAAGACCTAATTTTATAACCTCTAAGCCATTTCAATGGGAATCAAAGAAACGATCCGGCTTATTCTCTAGCAAAGAACCATATACCCCATATTCCATCATTTTGGCTACAATTTTTGTCACTGGTGAATCAATCTGATTTGAAGCCAGTCTAATAAAAATGTCATATACCGGTCATTTGCAACATTCTAAGGAAAGGAATAGAAATATATGAAGTTGTACAACCAGGCAAAACTTCAtgatccgatataatggagtTTGCTCACGGATACAATAGAGTTGCAAGCTGAATGGTACAGGTCAGAACTATGCATCAGATGCTAAAGAAGCCACACTTGGCAGTACATACCAAATATGGTCCTCATAAAAAACAAATAGTCAAAAATAACTATACATTGttcataaaacaaaaaaaaggcaTAGAATAGGCCATTTTGTGAcgcaaaaaaagaaaattttcagACGGAGGATAGCACAACTACAAATAAATTCTACCCCATAACATTGCAAGAGGCATACCATGCAAAGCTACCATAAATATCAAAGAGGACTGAGGAGAGCTCCAACACATTAGTGTGGTGAATGTTTTGATAAAAACATGAATGTATAGTTAATGATAAACATGACTTAGAAATAGCAGCATAGTGACCCTCTATCATCATTTTCAAACTGAAGGCTAATAAGTAATATACATGATCAGAGTTCACACTTGAATTGGAGTCTGAAATCCATATAAAAATGCTTGATACAGTAGTAACAGAAAAGGATAGTCCATTTGCACAAGGATAGCAAGTAATTATGCACTAAAAATTAAGCCTTCTTTAGAATGTAATATGGTATGCTTCAGTCATCCGAAAGTAGCTCCAGTATATGGTAAACACTAGACAAGAGTAAACAATATTTTGGTGGCGAGAACACTCTTTTCAATAGTTAGTTTAACTTATTTGTATCTACTATTTTTGATAAGCAAGCAACTTAACGGAAAGAAAGTTGGAACATAATTGCTAGCTTAATATTATTAAGTGTTCATATATCTACTGTGATCAACGTTCTAATTCACAATGCATGTGTGAAGTGAAACCAGGATCGAATATGTAGTTGTATGACCATATCACTAGCCATTATTAAATTGGGCATGCGTAGTTCCATTACATCAAAGCAATATGAGCTTAATTGATATGCAGATACATTCTGCATGTGCATTTACTACATCATCCATAcgagaattgaaacataaaATAACAAGAACTctacataattaaaatacttccATCAGTAACACGAAGCATGAGATATATAGATGTCAGAATTTGATCACATTCCATAAAAAGTATCTTAATTACTGAGTACTACCAAACAAGCATATAACCAAACATGATCATTAGTAGCACAATTGGTTAATTGAGCTTACTTCACTGACTGAATACTTGCATTCTCTCCCTTTTGCAGCATCACCATCATGTCCGCTTATAATCTTCCGCTTCTTCTCACCACCAGCATCCTCATTTGTCACATCAgctttcctcttcttcttccccaaattcATTGTCTTACTTTTTTTATCACGAACCTTCCAGACGTTCTTCTTTCTGAAAAGCAACTTCTCAAATTTCCACGGTGCACAGCTCGTATCTATCACCATTACTTCGGTCCGTGAAAATCCCATCAGATTGGCGTGAGACTTGTCCTCCTCTTCCGCTAAGTTTGAAATATGGCCCTGCTCTAATAGCTTAACCTGAGAATCCTTTATTTCCACCCGATATTTGACGAGCGACGCAATTTCGTCCTTCCTCTGACCATCCTCGACTACAGCATCACTATTGATTTCCGATGAGGCACAAAACCTAGGGTTCGTCTGTTTGCGGGAGCCCCTTTTCACATTGAACTTAGGGAAACTAGTTGATTCCCCCATACAAAATAACTCGGAGAGGACATTCGTAACTACACTACTCAGTTCTTCGTTTTCTCCACTGTTATGTGGTGCTGCTGGAGCTTGGCCCCGACGGAGGACCGGTTCGTTCACGGGCCGAATTGGATCGGAGCTGGATTCCGAACcggtattatttttatcatctcTTAGCTCGGTTTCGGTATGGTGAGGAAGAGAATCGGATCCGTTAGGACTCTGGTGAGTTAGAAATTGTTCGAGATTGCGGTTGTCGGCAAAGGAGAAGCCCTTTGATGATCGGAGCCGGTCTAGCCAGTTTGAACCGGCCGATTTCTGAGTAGAAATGGTACAGAGCATTGTGGAGAGAGAAATTAAAGAGGTGAGCTAAGGGTTTACAGAGAGTCCATGATTGTTGCAGCGAGAAAGATAGAAGTTGCCATCGGTGTGGAAATTGAAATATAGCAAAGCTGACACGTAAGTTGTAGGAGGGAAAATGGAAGAACATACaaatactatatatacatagtaACAGTAATTGTGATTAATGGCCACCGAATTCTACTCATCAttccattttttattaaatactcGCTCATTTTAGAATAATACACCAATAAAAGTGAATAGGcgaagtataataattgaattAAAAGTTTTTGAGTTTGATTGAACCCGTAACTTGAAGTTACAAGTGGAGAAATTGATCTGGCTTAAAATAGTTAATCAATTGAACTGTCATAATTATTTGAACTGTATTTAatctaatttattatttttaacatttatcttttatatataGAGTATATATTATTTGGATTaaattgaaaaatcaaattaaactgaattttaatttagattgatttttttgtttgatttcggattacatatataatatttaggttaagaattaaagttataattaaccactttcatctccatttttttagTTAGATGATTTTTATTAGAGTTATTAATTTACCGCACTAGGACTAAGTTCAATACACTGAACATTCTTATTTTCCTAAATTATAGGTTTTaggttataatatttttaaactagaGTTAGTTTCATGAAAAGTTTCATTATGATTTAATTTAGATTTTATGTTTGGACATCTATTGGTATAATTTAAGTTATTGTGTTTTAATGTTTTACTTGTGACTTGTATCAAAAAGTATATTTAAGagatttaatattattacttcTCCTTGgatgtaatttttattttttaagcatgtaaatataattttaattatgctATTAATTATTGAAATAAGTGAATAGTCAAATCGAAAGAGAAAAACCGAatcaaactaattttttttattttaaattgaattaCACTTTTTCAAAATCGAAAAACCAAAATCGAATAATTGAATGCACACCAGGCTTAATTGTGTTAATACCACTTTAATTAATTGGAAGTAAATACTGTATGGTTATTTTTTGGActtattttttaactttcagACTCTCACACACAATAAAGAGAAAAGTTATTCTCTGTATCACTTGGCATTGCAGCGActttttcatataaaaaatgTAATAGTTCAGTGAATAAGGAGTAACAACATTTCATAATTTAAGTACTTTATCAAACAAATAATATGTAAAtagttttgaaataattatagaTATTAATTAACTCATGTTTATATACAGGGGTGAATCTTAAAGTTGTCAGGTGTTCATCCTAACTTTcccaataaaaaattatatgatatatatgataatttttttattttatatatatataatgaaatcTCTTGAACACAAAATTAGAGATTGGATCAATCTTTTAAGGGGTTTAAAATTAATCTTAAagtttcaaaatcaaatttcatgcgcgacatttttatttttgaatccCTTAGTAAAAATCGTGCATTCTTCACTGCTCCAAAGTGGTGTTTTTCCTTCATGAACTTAAATTTAATCGAGACACTCACCTGAGagctttttaaataaaaattgaaaacacGAACACTAAAACAGATAGAGTTAtgcacaatctaatcaaatgatTCGGATGAAAGTTGAAAATCCTTCCTTCATTTTATATTACTTTGTCCATGTTGACCTGACACACTCCTtaagaaattttttaattaaaattgtattttactaaattaattttattaatgatgctttaaaactctaaatttgactactattattttatgcagtTATTTAATATTGCAGATAATAtgaggaattttttttaaaaaaatcttaatttactaaaatagataaataaaataaaatatatttattttttataaggattaaataaaattaaacagAGGAAACAAGTAATTAAAACAACAAAGCCAATAAAGaagtaaaagaaaatagtttttaaGGATAAAATGTGGGAAGAGGTGACAAAATTGCTGGAATGGGCAACTCTTTTGGAAAATACAAAAAGCAAGTAAAACCGTTCATTGAATGCGATTTACTTCATGAGTTAACTGAGCTACCAAACGGGTTGGAATTGTCATTGGGCTCAGGAACAGAGCTAGGTACTGTTGACGGGTTTAGAAAAAATACATTCAATTAGGATTGGATATAAAATATCGAAAATTGAATTATCGAATCGAATCAGTTATTTCGATAATTCGGtactgaaatataaaatttggtatttcggtttcggtattTATAATTATACCGTTCGATATTCGGTATTTACAATTATACCATTCGGTATTTATAATTATAccattcggtattcggtattcgaTATTTACAATTATACTGAAGCGTTAGGGTCTTAAGACTCTTAGGGATTACACTTGATTTTTACGGATTTGGGTTggacttaaaatatttttacgaTGGGCCTTTAGCCCTTTACTCCTTTAGGCCCTACAAAAGTATAGTATCGataatttaatttcaatatTCGATATTCGGTATTTATAATTACCAATACTATACGTTTGTAGGGCCTAAAGGAGTAAAGGGCTAAAGGCCCATTGTAAAAATATTTGGGAAATTTATATAAATGTattacattaagaaaatatttaccatttatagcaataataatttttttccactgaacacttataatacaattttaatacatattagcgagaataatttataaaactcatataatacaagttttattcattgataatatatttatcacatactttaatacacttataatacattgtgtcaatttcttaccaaataagtataatatattttaaaacacttataatacatttatattgcatgcataattcacttttaatacatgacaaatatatcataatatttctataaatggtaataaataaaaagtatcgctaaaa
It contains:
- the LOC129896237 gene encoding uncharacterized protein LOC129896237 isoform X1 gives rise to the protein MLCTISTQKSAGSNWLDRLRSSKGFSFADNRNLEQFLTHQSPNGSDSLPHHTETELRDDKNNTGSESSSDPIRPVNEPVLRRGQAPAAPHNSGENEELSSVVTNVLSELFCMGESTSFPKFNVKRGSRKQTNPRFCASSEINSDAVVEDGQRKDEIASLVKYRVEIKDSQVKLLEQGHISNLAEEEDKSHANLMGFSRTEVMVIDTSCAPWKFEKLLFRKKNVWKVRDKKSKTMNLGKKKRKADVTNEDAGGEKKRKIISGHDGDAAKGRECKYSVSEKLQLDDKLEETCKRTSDSVGQPSKKKQGYLKLKRASSSVVLIKSIPTSKKNGTGTAKNFLKPSHRQCQAQ
- the LOC129896237 gene encoding uncharacterized protein LOC129896237 isoform X2, translated to MLCTISTQKSAGSNWLDRLRSSKGFSFADNRNLEQFLTHQSPNGSDSLPHHTETELRDDKNNTGSESSSDPIRPVNEPVLRRGQAPAAPHNSGENEELSSVVTNVLSELFCMGESTSFPKFNVKRGSRKQTNPRFCASSEINSDAVVEDGQRKDEIASLVKYRVEIKDSQVKLLEQGHISNLAEEEDKSHANLMGFSRTEVMVIDTSCAPWKFEKLLFRKKNVWKVRDKKSKTMNLGKKKRKADVTNEDAGGEKKRKIISGHDGDAAKGRECKYSVSEKLQLDDKLEETCKRTSDSVGQPSKKKQGKLKRASSSVVLIKSIPTSKKNGTGTAKNFLKPSHRQCQAQ